One genomic window of Mucilaginibacter sp. SJ includes the following:
- the asnB gene encoding asparagine synthase (glutamine-hydrolyzing) produces MCRIAGIVSEKISQNEIRNSVKLMCSALQHGGPDDEGIFEDEKARLVFGHRRLSIIDLSSNGHQPMADVGQNAWITFNGEIYNYPDLKQELLRSGVQFKSGTDTEVILQAYLNWGTAAFARFRGMFAFALYDVGKALTYLVRDTTGIKPLYYSAVNNELYFASEVRAFKQSGLNIEKDPDWPVRLLAFGHIPEPYTTLKNVFSLPKGHFLCWNHRSAGYTLSKYHIDGLQGIVTDKNEAHRLIHNALSLGVKRQLIADAPIGVFLSGGIDSSLLTLLANQQKKEELKTISIFFDEKSYDERNYQTVINNKINGQNFSHLVKKSDFEAFFSQIISAMDMPTTDGINSWFISKYAHDDGLKAVLSGVGADELFGGYPSFNRIKYLGYLRKLPPWMLKMSGHFLPDHYKRLTFLAVNHPIADYLALRGLFSLADVSALLDTSIDHINDVLFGAALSPAPHGYNNEHAEWFETHFYMQNQLLRDTDVMSMNHGLEVRVPFLDEDFNHAARNITPGIRFNKHQPKKLLIESFDNLIPPEIWNRPKMGFTFPLQKWMKEHHLISDTDNYKGKAAQNVIKQFKNDGVHWSKAFALYQVQNDG; encoded by the coding sequence ATGTGCCGTATAGCAGGAATCGTTTCTGAAAAAATATCCCAAAACGAGATCAGGAACAGCGTAAAATTAATGTGCAGTGCGTTACAGCACGGCGGCCCGGATGATGAGGGCATATTTGAAGATGAAAAAGCCCGCCTTGTTTTCGGCCACCGCAGGCTATCAATTATTGACCTCAGCAGCAACGGGCACCAGCCCATGGCAGATGTGGGCCAAAATGCATGGATCACTTTCAATGGCGAAATTTACAACTACCCTGACTTAAAACAGGAATTGCTAAGATCAGGAGTACAATTTAAGTCAGGCACTGACACCGAAGTTATCCTCCAGGCCTACCTTAACTGGGGCACTGCGGCCTTTGCAAGGTTCAGGGGGATGTTTGCTTTTGCTTTGTATGATGTTGGCAAAGCCCTTACTTATCTTGTACGTGATACCACCGGCATAAAACCGCTATATTATTCGGCTGTAAACAACGAGCTTTATTTTGCATCTGAAGTACGGGCATTTAAGCAATCGGGACTAAATATCGAAAAAGACCCGGATTGGCCGGTAAGACTATTGGCATTTGGCCATATTCCTGAACCCTATACCACATTAAAAAATGTATTCAGCCTGCCCAAAGGACATTTTTTATGCTGGAACCACAGGAGTGCAGGTTATACTTTAAGCAAATATCACATTGATGGTTTGCAAGGTATAGTAACTGATAAAAACGAAGCCCATCGGTTAATCCATAATGCACTTAGTTTGGGTGTGAAAAGGCAATTAATTGCCGATGCGCCGATAGGTGTATTTTTAAGCGGTGGGATTGATTCAAGCCTGCTCACACTCCTGGCCAATCAGCAAAAAAAAGAGGAGCTTAAGACAATTTCAATATTTTTTGATGAAAAAAGTTATGACGAACGCAACTATCAAACCGTCATCAACAATAAAATAAATGGCCAAAACTTTTCACACCTGGTAAAAAAATCAGATTTTGAAGCGTTTTTTTCGCAAATCATAAGCGCTATGGACATGCCCACCACCGATGGCATTAACAGCTGGTTTATAAGCAAATATGCTCATGACGATGGTTTGAAAGCCGTATTATCAGGTGTTGGCGCCGATGAACTTTTTGGAGGTTATCCCTCATTTAACCGCATAAAATATCTTGGCTATCTGCGTAAACTACCACCATGGATGTTAAAAATGTCTGGTCATTTTTTGCCTGATCATTATAAGAGGTTGACATTCCTTGCTGTTAACCACCCGATAGCTGATTACCTGGCTTTACGCGGATTGTTTTCATTAGCTGATGTTTCTGCTTTACTGGATACAAGCATAGATCATATTAATGATGTATTGTTCGGCGCAGCCTTGTCGCCCGCACCACATGGTTATAATAACGAGCATGCAGAATGGTTTGAAACGCATTTCTACATGCAAAACCAATTGCTCAGGGATACCGACGTAATGAGCATGAACCATGGACTCGAAGTCAGGGTCCCGTTTCTGGATGAAGATTTTAACCATGCAGCCCGGAATATTACACCAGGCATCAGATTTAATAAACACCAGCCGAAAAAACTTCTTATTGAAAGTTTCGACAACCTTATTCCGCCTGAAATTTGGAACAGGCCTAAAATGGGTTTCACATTCCCCTTACAAAAATGGATGAAGGAGCACCACCTAATTAGCGATACTGATAATTACAAAGGAAAAGCGGCACAAAATGTTATAAAACAGTTTAAAAACGACGGCGTTCATTGGTCAAAAGCTTTTGCCTTATACCAGGTTCAAAATGATGGCTAA
- a CDS encoding UpxY family transcription antiterminator, with the protein MAVNKWYPVYTNPRAEKKAYEALMSKGINVYLPLHRQLKQWSDRRKWVEEPFLKSYLFVNIAEQEQAEVLMTKGIARFLYFSGKPAVMPDRQIHELKLLMASPYELEVTEEDLQPGEKIIIRAGALKGITGEVVSRRSQKQLILRLESIGYSIIVNVAASLIERF; encoded by the coding sequence ATGGCAGTAAACAAATGGTACCCGGTTTACACCAACCCACGAGCCGAAAAAAAGGCGTATGAAGCATTAATGAGCAAAGGCATTAATGTTTACCTGCCCCTGCACCGTCAGCTTAAACAATGGAGCGACCGCAGGAAATGGGTTGAGGAACCATTTTTAAAATCATACCTGTTTGTAAATATTGCCGAACAAGAGCAGGCCGAAGTTTTAATGACCAAAGGCATTGCGCGGTTCCTTTATTTTTCGGGCAAGCCTGCTGTTATGCCTGATAGGCAGATCCATGAACTTAAATTACTCATGGCAAGCCCATATGAACTGGAGGTAACAGAGGAAGATCTGCAGCCGGGCGAGAAGATTATCATCAGAGCGGGTGCCCTAAAGGGCATAACTGGTGAAGTTGTATCACGCAGATCGCAAAAACAACTGATATTACGCCTGGAAAGCATTGGTTACTCCATTATCGTTAATGTTGCTGCATCGCTCATTGAGCGGTTTTAA